In Rahnella aquatilis CIP 78.65 = ATCC 33071, one DNA window encodes the following:
- a CDS encoding YkgJ family cysteine cluster protein has product MGEINNPCMTCGACCAYFRVSFYWAESEEAGGCVPQALTEQVTPFLSCMQGTNSKTPRCVALKGEVGHAVSCSVYTNRPTPCREFDQSGLNGIANDACDRARAKYGLPPLDVDLPTIDLSHLSCV; this is encoded by the coding sequence ATGGGCGAAATTAACAATCCTTGTATGACCTGTGGCGCATGCTGCGCTTATTTCCGCGTTTCATTTTATTGGGCTGAATCTGAAGAGGCTGGCGGGTGTGTTCCGCAGGCACTGACAGAGCAAGTCACCCCTTTTCTGAGTTGCATGCAAGGTACTAACAGTAAAACGCCGCGCTGTGTTGCCCTTAAGGGGGAAGTAGGACACGCGGTTTCCTGTTCTGTTTACACCAACCGTCCGACACCGTGCCGCGAATTCGATCAGTCAGGATTGAATGGCATCGCCAATGACGCCTGCGATCGTGCCCGTGCAAAGTATGGTCTGCCCCCTCTGGATGTCGATTTACCGACGATTGATCTCAGTCACCTCAGTTGCGTCTGA
- the yciA gene encoding acyl-CoA thioester hydrolase YciA — MNEKHSLPNGEMVLRTLAMPADTNANGDIFGGWLMSQMDMGGAIQAKEIAKGRVVTVRVDGMTFLKPVAVGDVVCCYARCIRTGNSSITINVEVWVKKVSSEPIGQRYRATEAVFTYVAVDDEGKSRQLPDGRSNFSVDADGVSQD, encoded by the coding sequence ATGAACGAGAAACATAGCTTACCCAATGGTGAAATGGTGTTGCGTACGCTGGCGATGCCAGCTGACACCAATGCGAACGGCGATATCTTTGGCGGATGGTTGATGTCGCAGATGGATATGGGCGGTGCGATTCAGGCGAAGGAAATCGCCAAAGGTCGCGTAGTGACCGTACGCGTTGACGGCATGACGTTTCTTAAACCGGTGGCTGTCGGTGATGTCGTGTGCTGTTACGCGCGCTGCATTCGTACCGGTAACAGTTCGATCACCATCAACGTGGAAGTATGGGTGAAAAAAGTCTCTTCTGAGCCCATCGGGCAACGTTACAGAGCCACTGAAGCCGTGTTTACTTACGTTGCCGTGGATGATGAAGGGAAATCACGTCAGTTGCCTGACGGGCGCAGCAATTTCAGCGTCGATGCCGACGGTGTTTCTCAGGACTAA
- a CDS encoding septation protein A, with protein sequence MKQLLDFLPLIVFFVVYKLYDIFVASGALIAATALALVITWILYRKIEKMTLITFAMVAVFGTLTLVFHNDEFIKWKVTVIYVLFSGALLISQLVLKKPLIQRMLGKELTLPDHVWNKLNVSWAIFFLLCGLANIYVAFWLPQNIWVNFKVFGLTVLTLVFTLLSGVYIYRHMPDDEKK encoded by the coding sequence ATGAAGCAGCTCCTCGATTTTCTTCCCCTGATTGTCTTTTTTGTGGTTTATAAGCTTTACGACATTTTTGTCGCATCTGGCGCGTTAATTGCTGCCACCGCGTTAGCGTTAGTCATTACCTGGATCCTGTATCGCAAAATCGAGAAGATGACCTTAATCACCTTCGCGATGGTCGCTGTTTTCGGCACCCTGACTCTGGTTTTCCATAATGATGAATTCATTAAATGGAAAGTGACGGTCATTTATGTGCTGTTTTCCGGCGCATTACTGATTAGCCAGTTGGTACTGAAAAAGCCATTAATCCAGCGCATGTTGGGCAAAGAACTGACATTGCCGGATCACGTATGGAATAAACTGAACGTCAGCTGGGCCATTTTTTTCCTGCTGTGCGGGCTGGCCAATATCTATGTAGCCTTCTGGTTACCACAAAATATCTGGGTTAACTTTAAGGTATTCGGACTGACCGTGCTGACGCTGGTCTTTACGCTGTTAAGCGGTGTTTACATTTACCGGCATATGCCGGATGACGAAAAAAAATAA
- a CDS encoding zf-TFIIB domain-containing protein, whose amino-acid sequence MQCPVCKESQLVMSERQGIEIDYCPDCRGVWLDRGELDKIIEKSAASQTAERPATARYEERERRDDHRPQGNYDNRGHYSSQKPYKKKSFLSELFD is encoded by the coding sequence ATGCAATGTCCGGTATGCAAAGAAAGTCAGTTAGTGATGTCCGAACGTCAGGGCATTGAAATCGATTATTGTCCTGACTGTCGTGGTGTATGGCTGGATCGTGGTGAGCTGGATAAAATCATCGAAAAATCTGCCGCGTCACAGACCGCAGAACGGCCTGCAACGGCACGCTATGAAGAACGTGAACGTCGGGATGATCATCGGCCACAAGGCAATTACGACAACCGCGGCCATTACTCGTCTCAAAAACCCTATAAAAAGAAGAGCTTCCTTTCAGAGCTTTTCGA
- a CDS encoding YciI family protein, whose protein sequence is MLYVIYSEDVSGSLDKRAAARPAHIERLKKLHEQGRVLIAGPTPAIDSEDPGAAGMTGSVLIVEFETLEDAKVWADEDPYVKAGVYKTVTVKPFKRVF, encoded by the coding sequence ATGCTCTACGTTATTTATTCCGAAGATGTTTCCGGCTCGCTGGATAAACGTGCCGCCGCCCGCCCTGCTCACATCGAACGCCTGAAAAAATTGCATGAACAAGGCCGCGTATTGATTGCAGGCCCGACCCCGGCCATTGACAGTGAAGATCCGGGGGCGGCAGGAATGACCGGCTCCGTACTGATTGTCGAATTCGAAACACTCGAAGACGCCAAAGTGTGGGCGGATGAAGATCCGTACGTGAAAGCTGGGGTGTATAAAACCGTGACCGTCAAACCATTCAAACGCGTATTTTGA
- the ompW gene encoding outer membrane protein OmpW yields the protein MKAAYWALVAAAAFPAVSSAHQAGDVIFRVGTATVRPTEGSDNVLGLGSFNINNNTQMGLTLGYMFTDNIGMELLAATPFQHKVGLQSTGTIAEVKQLPPSLMAQYYFGDRQDKLRPYLGVGINYTTFYDADFNQTGRDAGLSDLSVKDSWGVATQAGLDYNLDDNWLINMSVWWMDIDTEVKFKAGGEQQNINTRIDPWVFMFGAGYRF from the coding sequence ATGAAAGCAGCATATTGGGCATTAGTGGCAGCAGCGGCATTTCCGGCAGTCTCGAGCGCACATCAGGCCGGGGATGTGATTTTTCGCGTAGGGACCGCCACGGTTCGTCCGACAGAAGGTTCGGACAACGTGCTGGGTCTGGGTTCTTTTAATATCAATAACAACACGCAGATGGGATTAACCCTCGGCTACATGTTCACTGACAATATCGGGATGGAGTTGCTGGCCGCCACACCGTTCCAGCACAAAGTCGGTCTGCAAAGTACCGGGACTATCGCAGAAGTGAAACAGTTACCGCCGTCCCTGATGGCACAATATTACTTTGGTGACCGGCAGGACAAATTGCGTCCGTACCTCGGTGTGGGTATCAACTACACCACATTCTATGACGCAGATTTTAACCAGACCGGGCGTGATGCCGGGCTTTCAGATTTAAGCGTCAAAGATTCCTGGGGCGTGGCAACGCAGGCCGGTCTGGATTACAACCTGGACGATAACTGGTTGATTAACATGTCTGTCTGGTGGATGGATATTGATACTGAAGTCAAATTCAAAGCCGGTGGTGAGCAGCAAAACATCAACACCCGGATCGACCCATGGGTCTTTATGTTTGGCGCCGGCTATCGTTTCTGA
- the trpA gene encoding tryptophan synthase subunit alpha, whose protein sequence is MERYQQLFKRLESKKEGAFVPFVTLGDPGVELSLSIIDTLIEAGADALELGIPFSDPLADGPTIQNANLRAFAAGVTPTHCFNMLARIREKHPDIPIGLLMYANLVFHNGIETFYQRCAEVGVDSVLVADVPFEESAPFRAAALRHGIAPIFICPPNASDDLLREISSHGRGYTYLLSRAGVTGTEKRALTPLNHLVDKLREYNAAPPLQGFGISEPSQVKETLAAGAAGAISGSATVRIIENNLHQPSEMLAQLSRFVSEMKAATRAQ, encoded by the coding sequence ATGGAACGTTATCAGCAATTATTCAAGCGTCTGGAAAGCAAAAAAGAAGGGGCTTTTGTTCCTTTTGTCACGCTGGGCGATCCGGGCGTTGAGCTGTCACTGTCAATCATCGATACGCTGATTGAAGCCGGTGCCGACGCACTGGAACTGGGTATCCCGTTCTCCGATCCTCTGGCCGATGGCCCGACGATTCAGAATGCAAACCTTCGTGCTTTTGCTGCGGGTGTAACGCCAACGCACTGCTTCAATATGCTGGCGCGCATCCGGGAAAAGCATCCGGATATCCCGATTGGCCTGCTCATGTACGCCAATCTGGTGTTCCACAACGGCATTGAAACTTTCTATCAGCGTTGTGCTGAAGTGGGGGTCGATTCGGTACTGGTCGCCGATGTGCCATTTGAAGAATCTGCGCCATTCCGTGCGGCTGCCTTACGCCACGGCATCGCCCCTATTTTCATCTGTCCGCCAAATGCCTCTGACGATTTACTGCGTGAGATTTCGTCTCATGGCCGTGGCTACACCTATTTGCTGTCACGTGCTGGTGTGACGGGCACAGAAAAACGCGCGCTGACGCCGCTGAATCATCTGGTGGATAAACTTCGCGAATACAATGCGGCACCGCCTTTGCAGGGCTTCGGTATTTCCGAACCTTCACAGGTGAAAGAAACGCTGGCCGCAGGCGCAGCCGGAGCTATTTCCGGTTCAGCGACGGTGCGCATTATCGAAAACAATCTGCATCAACCTTCTGAAATGCTGGCCCAGCTTTCCCGTTTCGTCAGCGAAATGAAAGCGGCTACACGCGCTCAGTAG
- a CDS encoding BON domain-containing protein translates to MKLFKTLSAFCMAAVVVMAVAACAPTKKSEGTGGYIDDTVITTKVKSALLADKSIKSTEISVETFKGRVQLSGFVTSTADANRAVEVTRGVSGVRSIENDMRLK, encoded by the coding sequence ATGAAGCTATTCAAAACATTGTCCGCATTCTGCATGGCTGCGGTTGTGGTCATGGCTGTTGCCGCTTGTGCGCCGACGAAAAAATCAGAAGGAACCGGTGGTTACATCGATGACACTGTCATCACCACAAAAGTTAAATCTGCCCTGCTGGCAGATAAGAGCATTAAATCCACTGAGATCAGCGTCGAAACCTTTAAAGGCCGCGTGCAGTTGAGTGGTTTTGTGACGTCAACGGCGGATGCAAACCGTGCAGTTGAAGTGACTCGCGGCGTATCTGGTGTGCGCTCGATTGAGAATGACATGCGGCTGAAATAG
- a CDS encoding energy transducer TonB, protein MPLKKFRFIRKVTVPLVLAVSLHVAVIAGVLYMTVGESIKLPSQDQKVMSVTMVNPADFAPPPPPPQPEPTPPAPEPEPEVVPEPPPPPEAVVIPEPPKPKPKPVKKPVVKPKVKPVERRVEKPTQTVQNAPVTSNQPVTKPVSQPSASTNAQSNTGPRPLQRGEPAYPARALALRIEGRVRVQFDVDSDGRVQNIRVLSAEPRNMFEREVKQAMNKWRYEPKAASNLVVNLVFRIKGGSAVE, encoded by the coding sequence ATGCCGCTAAAAAAGTTTAGATTTATCCGCAAGGTGACGGTGCCGCTCGTGCTTGCTGTCAGTTTACATGTCGCAGTCATTGCGGGCGTGTTGTATATGACGGTGGGCGAGTCAATTAAATTGCCAAGCCAGGATCAGAAGGTGATGAGTGTAACGATGGTCAATCCGGCCGACTTTGCACCCCCGCCGCCACCGCCACAACCTGAACCGACACCGCCGGCCCCTGAGCCGGAGCCGGAAGTCGTGCCAGAACCACCGCCACCGCCTGAAGCTGTTGTTATCCCGGAGCCCCCAAAGCCCAAGCCTAAACCGGTGAAAAAGCCTGTCGTTAAACCGAAGGTGAAACCGGTTGAACGCCGGGTCGAAAAACCGACGCAAACGGTTCAAAATGCGCCCGTCACCAGCAATCAGCCGGTCACGAAACCCGTTAGCCAGCCGTCAGCGTCTACCAATGCGCAGAGCAATACCGGCCCGCGGCCTCTGCAACGTGGCGAACCTGCTTATCCGGCGCGTGCTCTGGCTTTACGTATCGAAGGGCGTGTCCGTGTGCAGTTTGATGTAGACAGCGATGGCCGTGTGCAAAACATACGTGTTCTGTCAGCTGAGCCGCGCAACATGTTTGAGCGTGAAGTGAAACAGGCGATGAACAAATGGCGCTATGAACCGAAGGCTGCCAGCAATCTTGTTGTGAACCTGGTGTTCCGAATCAAAGGCGGTTCTGCTGTCGAATAA
- the trpB gene encoding tryptophan synthase subunit beta, whose product MTLLNPYFGEFGGQYVPQILMPALAQLEEAFVSAQRDPEFQAEFIDLLKNYAGRPTALTLCKNLTVGTKTRLYLKREDLLHGGAHKTNQVLGQALLAKRMGKTEIIAETGAGQHGVASALACALLGLKCRIYMGAKDIERQSPNVFRMRLMGAEVIPVHSGSSTLKDACNEALRDWSGSYEKAHYMLGTAAGPHPYPTIVREFQRMIGEETKAQMQEREGCLPDAVIACVGGGSNAIGMFADFIDDTSVKLIGVEPGGLGIETGQHGAPLKHGHVGIYFGMKAPMMQTSEGQIEESYSISAGLDFPSVGPQHAFLNSIGRAEYVSITDDEALEAFKELSRNEGIIPALESSHALAYALKLIKETPEKEQILVVNLSGRGDKDIFTVHDILTARGEI is encoded by the coding sequence ATGACTTTACTTAATCCCTACTTCGGCGAATTTGGCGGCCAGTATGTTCCGCAAATTCTGATGCCTGCGCTGGCCCAGCTCGAAGAGGCTTTTGTCAGCGCGCAGCGCGACCCTGAGTTTCAGGCTGAATTCATTGATCTGCTGAAAAACTATGCCGGCCGCCCGACAGCACTGACGCTGTGCAAAAACCTGACCGTCGGAACCAAAACCAGGCTGTATCTTAAACGTGAAGATTTGCTGCACGGCGGCGCGCACAAAACTAACCAGGTGTTGGGTCAGGCATTGCTTGCCAAACGTATGGGCAAAACTGAAATTATCGCCGAAACCGGCGCGGGGCAGCATGGCGTGGCATCGGCACTGGCCTGTGCCCTGCTCGGCCTGAAATGCCGCATTTATATGGGCGCAAAAGACATTGAACGTCAGTCGCCAAACGTGTTCCGTATGCGTCTGATGGGGGCTGAAGTCATTCCTGTACACAGCGGTTCTTCTACGCTGAAAGATGCCTGTAATGAGGCACTGCGCGACTGGTCCGGCAGCTATGAAAAAGCCCACTATATGCTGGGCACGGCGGCGGGCCCGCATCCTTATCCGACCATCGTGCGTGAATTCCAGCGTATGATCGGCGAAGAAACTAAAGCACAGATGCAGGAACGCGAAGGCTGTCTGCCGGATGCCGTTATTGCCTGCGTCGGTGGCGGCTCCAATGCGATCGGTATGTTTGCCGATTTCATCGACGACACCAGTGTGAAACTGATCGGCGTTGAACCTGGCGGTCTGGGCATCGAAACCGGACAACACGGCGCACCACTGAAACATGGTCACGTTGGCATTTACTTCGGCATGAAAGCGCCGATGATGCAGACCTCTGAAGGTCAGATCGAAGAATCGTATTCCATTTCTGCCGGTCTGGATTTCCCGTCTGTAGGCCCGCAACACGCCTTCCTCAACAGCATTGGCCGTGCAGAATATGTCTCCATTACCGATGATGAGGCGCTGGAAGCCTTTAAAGAGTTGTCCCGCAATGAAGGGATTATTCCGGCGCTGGAATCCTCTCATGCGCTGGCTTACGCGCTGAAACTGATCAAGGAAACACCAGAAAAAGAACAGATTCTGGTCGTGAACCTGTCCGGCCGCGGCGATAAAGACATTTTCACCGTACACGACATCCTGACTGCCCGGGGAGAGATTTAA
- the trpCF gene encoding bifunctional indole-3-glycerol-phosphate synthase TrpC/phosphoribosylanthranilate isomerase TrpF — protein sequence MQQETVLHKIVRDKEIWVAARKEQQPLASFQNEITQSQRSFYHALQGARTAFILECKQASPSKGKIRENFDPVEIASVYKDYASAISVLTDEKYFQGSFDFLPLVSKTVTQPVLCKDFIIDPYQIHLARFYQADAILLMLSVLNDDQYVQLAAVAHSLNMGVLTEASNEEELDRAVKLKAKVVGINNRDLRDLSIDLNRTRELAPRVPHGVTVISESGINTYGQIRELSRFANGFLIGSALMSEQDLSSAVRRVLLGENKVCGLTRPQDAKAAHLAGAIYGGLIFVETSPRFVTQTRAKEVQNGAPLKYVGVFRDEPVSNVAETAQTLNLTAVQLHGDESQAYIDQLRATLPGAIQIWKALSVKDTLPLRNLNHVDRYVLDNGKGGTGYRFDWSTLAGQDLSNVLLAGGLSADNCVQAAQLGCAGLDFNSGVESEPGIKDAEKITAVFQTLRAY from the coding sequence ATGCAGCAGGAAACCGTGCTCCACAAAATTGTTCGCGATAAGGAAATTTGGGTCGCGGCACGCAAAGAACAACAACCACTGGCCAGCTTTCAGAACGAAATCACCCAGAGCCAGCGCAGTTTCTACCATGCCCTGCAAGGCGCGAGAACAGCCTTCATTCTGGAGTGCAAACAAGCTTCTCCGTCGAAAGGCAAGATCCGCGAGAATTTCGATCCGGTAGAAATTGCCAGCGTTTATAAAGACTACGCCTCCGCTATCTCCGTATTAACGGACGAGAAATACTTCCAGGGCAGTTTTGATTTCCTGCCGCTGGTGAGCAAAACCGTCACGCAACCGGTGCTGTGCAAAGATTTTATTATCGACCCGTATCAGATCCATCTGGCCCGTTTCTATCAGGCCGATGCCATTTTACTGATGCTCTCCGTGCTCAATGACGATCAGTACGTTCAGCTGGCGGCCGTGGCGCACAGCCTGAATATGGGCGTGCTGACGGAAGCCAGTAATGAAGAAGAACTGGATCGCGCCGTGAAACTGAAAGCCAAAGTTGTCGGTATCAATAACCGCGATTTGCGCGATTTATCTATCGACCTGAACCGCACCCGTGAGCTGGCACCGCGCGTACCGCATGGCGTCACGGTCATCAGTGAATCAGGTATTAATACTTACGGACAAATCCGTGAACTGAGCCGCTTCGCCAATGGTTTCCTGATTGGCAGCGCCCTGATGTCGGAACAAGATCTGAGCAGTGCCGTGCGCCGTGTGCTGCTCGGTGAAAACAAGGTCTGTGGCCTGACACGCCCGCAGGATGCTAAAGCCGCGCACCTGGCTGGCGCTATTTATGGCGGGCTGATATTTGTCGAAACCTCACCACGTTTCGTGACACAAACGCGGGCGAAGGAAGTGCAGAACGGCGCGCCGCTTAAATATGTCGGCGTATTCCGTGATGAGCCCGTCAGCAACGTGGCAGAAACTGCGCAGACACTGAATCTGACTGCCGTGCAACTTCACGGAGATGAAAGTCAGGCGTATATCGATCAATTGCGCGCAACGCTGCCGGGAGCCATTCAGATCTGGAAAGCACTGAGTGTCAAAGACACCCTGCCGCTGCGCAATCTGAATCACGTTGACCGCTACGTGCTGGACAACGGCAAAGGCGGCACGGGTTATCGTTTCGACTGGAGCACGCTGGCCGGGCAGGATCTCAGCAATGTGCTGCTGGCCGGTGGGCTGAGCGCAGATAATTGCGTCCAGGCCGCACAGCTCGGTTGCGCAGGGCTGGATTTCAACTCCGGTGTTGAAAGCGAGCCTGGCATCAAAGATGCCGAAAAAATTACCGCCGTATTCCAGACATTGCGGGCGTATTAA
- a CDS encoding YciC family protein, which produces MSITASTLYRDSYNFMRNQMSSVLALSVLAALITVILSWVLSPSAEQVESIGQLMSNMTGMSVSDMMGYIEQQITPEQQSAIFRYSLAALLSTLAGNVILVGGVLTLIQLVSQGVRASITQIISASLPVLPRLAILLFIYSIMFRIGLALLFVPAFLIAIAWSMSPVISCKENAGVFKAMRLSTRLAFSNVRLVTPAVMLWIVAQVVLMLFVGVLSALNPMIGAVILGALSNIISAFMLIYLFRLYMKLHA; this is translated from the coding sequence ATGTCTATCACGGCCAGTACGTTGTACCGTGACAGTTATAATTTTATGCGTAATCAGATGAGTAGCGTTTTGGCGCTCTCGGTTCTGGCCGCATTAATCACCGTCATATTGAGCTGGGTTTTAAGTCCTTCCGCTGAGCAGGTCGAGTCTATCGGGCAACTGATGAGCAATATGACCGGCATGAGCGTCAGCGATATGATGGGATATATTGAGCAGCAGATTACTCCGGAGCAGCAAAGCGCAATTTTCCGTTACAGCCTGGCCGCTCTGCTGTCGACGCTTGCCGGAAACGTGATTCTGGTTGGCGGCGTTCTGACGTTGATTCAGCTGGTTTCCCAGGGCGTTCGCGCCAGTATCACGCAAATCATAAGTGCGTCATTGCCTGTCTTGCCGCGTCTGGCTATTTTGCTGTTTATTTACAGCATCATGTTCCGTATCGGCCTCGCCCTGCTGTTTGTTCCGGCCTTCCTGATTGCGATTGCGTGGTCAATGTCACCGGTGATTTCCTGTAAAGAGAATGCCGGCGTGTTCAAAGCAATGCGCCTGAGCACCCGTCTGGCCTTCAGCAATGTGCGTCTGGTTACCCCGGCCGTGATGCTGTGGATTGTGGCGCAGGTCGTGCTGATGCTGTTTGTTGGCGTGCTGAGCGCATTAAATCCGATGATTGGCGCCGTCATTCTCGGCGCACTGAGCAATATAATCAGTGCTTTTATGCTGATTTATCTGTTCCGTCTTTACATGAAATTACATGCATAA